A single Nicotiana tabacum cultivar K326 chromosome 5, ASM71507v2, whole genome shotgun sequence DNA region contains:
- the LOC107819152 gene encoding acylsugar acyltransferase 3-like → MVESTIVSRKMIKPSSPTPSSLSRHNLCFLDHIATSAYAPIAVFYPKPTNNISQILENSLSKVLSSYYPFAGIITDNKYVDCNDTGAEFLNVRISCSMSEILDHAYNDAIDVVFPPDLPWTSSFGRSPLVVQLSHFDCGGIAISICLSHKIVDGYSLFKFLKDWAATSQHLDFKPSTQFDANSFFPLMDDPPVLLRDIVREPQRCVSRIYHFSSSSLDRLKEIVAMNSQVQNPTRVEVATALLHKCGASVSMTINSGVFQPSLLFHVMNFRPPLPLNTIGNACSAFASAAILENEIQVPNFVAQLREAKKHLQDKLKDPEQLTSYVLETIKGTTNKTEKNIVFDFYMCTSLCNFGLHNIDFGWGNPIRVTVATNSMKNHFIFMDSPSGDGIDVLITLTEADMLIFHNNKELLEFASPVVLPQE, encoded by the coding sequence ATGGTTGAATCAACAATTGTTTCCAGAAAGATGATCAAGCCTTCCTCTCCTACCCCTTCTTCCCTTAGTCGTCACAATCTTTGTTTCCTTGATCATATAGCCACTTCTGCATATGCTCCAATTGCCGTTTTCTACCCCAAACCTACAAATAACATAAGCCAGATTCTTGAAAACTCCCTTTCAAAAGTTTTATCCTCTTATTATCCATTCGCTGGAATAATCACGGATAATAAATATGTCGACTGCAACGACACAGGTGCTGAGTTTCTCAATGTACGAATTAGTTGTTCGATGTCTGAAATTCTCGACCACGCCTATAATGATGCTATTGATGTTGTCTTCCCACCTGATTTGCCTTGGACTAGTTCCTTTGGCCGAAGTCCATTGGTGGTTCAGTTAAGCCATTTCGATTGTGGTGGAATAGCAATCAGTATATGCCTATCACACAAGATTGTTGATGGATATAGTctctttaaattccttaaggattGGGCTGCTACAAGTCAACATTTGGATTTCAAACCATCTACTCAATTTGATGCAAATTCTTTTTTCCCACTAATGGATGATCCTCCAGTTCTTCTACGCGATATTGTGCGCGAACCTCAACGATGCGTGTCAAGAATCTACCATTTCTCATCCTCTAGTTTGGACAGACTCAAGGAAATTGTTGCAATGAATTCACAAGTGCAGAATCCAACTCGCGTTGAAGTTGCCACAGCTCTGCTTCATAAATGTGGAGCGTCAGTATCAATGACAATAAATTCAGGCGTGTTTCAACCATCTTTATTGTTCCATGTAATGAATTTTCGCCCACCATTGCCCCTAAACACCATTGGAAATGCTTGTTCTGCCTTTGCCTCAGCAGCAATTCTGGAAAATGAGATACAAGTGCCCAACTTCGTCGCTCAACTACGAGAAGCTAAAAAACATCTTCAAGACAAGTTGAAGGATCCAGAACAGCTAACCTCATATGTACTTGAAACAATCAAAGGGACAACAAACAAAACAGAGAAGAATATAGTATTTGACTTTTATATGTGCACGAGCTTGTGCAATTTCGGGTTACATAACATTGATTTTGGGTGGGGTAACCCAATAAGAGTGACCGTAGCAACAAATTCGATGAAGAATCACTTCATTTTCATGGATTCGCCAAGTGGAGATGGGATAGATGTACTAATCACCTTGACAGAAGCTGATATGTTAATATTTCATAATAACAAAGAGCTCCTAGAGTTTGCTTCTCCAGTTGTTCTGCCACAAGAATAA